In Rhinolophus ferrumequinum isolate MPI-CBG mRhiFer1 chromosome 25, mRhiFer1_v1.p, whole genome shotgun sequence, the following proteins share a genomic window:
- the MORC2 gene encoding ATPase MORC2 isoform X1 translates to MAFTNYSSLNRAQLTFEYLHTNSTTHEFLFGALAELVDNARDADATRIDIYAERREDLRGGFMLCFLDDGAGMDPSDAASVIQFGKSAKRTPESTQIGQYGNGLKSGSMRIGKDFILFTKKEDTMTCLFLSRTFHEEEGIDEVIVPLPTWNARSREPVIDNVEKFSIETELIYKYSPFRSEEEVMSQFMKIPGDSGTLVIIFNLKLMDNGEPELDIISNPRDIQMAETSPEGTKPERRSFRAYAAVLYIDPRMRIFIHGHKVQTKRLSCCLYKPRMYKYTSSRFKTRAEQEVKKAEHVARIAEEKAREAESKARTLELRLGGDLTRDSRVMLRQVQNTAITLRREADVKKRIKEAKQRALKEPKELNFVFGVNIEHRDLDGMFIYNCSRLIKMYEKVGPQLEGGMACGGVVGVVDVPYLVLEPTHNKQDFADAKEYRHLLRAMGEHLAQYWKDIAIAQRGIIKFWDEFGYLSANWNQPPSSDLRYKRRRAMEIPTTIQCDLCLKWRTLPFQLSSVEKDYPDTWVCTMNPDPEQDRCEASEQKQKVPLGTFRKDLKTQEEKQKQLTEKIRQQQEKLEALQKTTPIRSQADLKKLPLEVTTRPSAEEPARRPQRPRSPPLPAVIKNAPSRPPSLQTPRPSHQPRKAPVISSTPKPPPLAAREEACTSRLLQPPEAPRKLANAPVRTAPRPAPLVQPLSPSLLPNSKSPREVPAPRTIKTPVVKKPEPPSKFSPATPGRKRTLEVSDEEETEEEAERRKERSKRGKIAVKEEKKDSNELSDSAGEEDSADLKKAQKDKGLHVEVRVNREWYTGRVTAVEVGKHVVRWKVKFDYVPTDTTPRDRWVEKDSEDVRLMKPPSPEYQSPDTQQDGGEEEAVQAQQAQQAVAVAEPSTSDCVRIEPDTTAPSTSHETIDLLVQILRNCLRYFLPPSFPISKKELSAMNSDELISFPLKEYFKQYEVGLQNLCHSYQSRADSRAKASEESLRTSERKLRETEEKLQKLRTNIVALLQKVQEESVVSTLAAQHPDQEGWRWCGCLGLIPARPTDIDINTDDELDAYIEDLITKGD, encoded by the exons AACTACACATGAATTTTTGTTTGGTGCTCTTGCAGAACTGGTTGATAATGCAAG AGATGCTGATGCCACCAGAATAGATATCTATGCAG AAAGGCGAGAGGATCTTCGAGGAGGATTTATGCTTTGCTTTTTGGATGATGGAGCAGGAATGGATCCAA GCGATGCTGCCAGTGTAATCCAGTTTGGGAAGTCAGCCAAGCGAACACCTGAGTCTACCCAGATCGGGCAGTATGGGAATGGGTTAAAATC GGGCTCAATGCGCATTGGGAAGGATTTTATCCTCTTCACCAAGAAGGAAGACACTATGACCTGCCTCTTCCTGTCTCGTACCTTTCATGAGGAGGAAGGCATTGATGAA GTCATAGTCCCATTGCCCACCTGGAATGCTCGGTCCCGGGAACCTGTCATAGACAACGTGGAGAAGTTTTCGATCGAGACAGAGCTCATCTACAAGTACTCTCCCTTCCGCAGTGAGGAGGAAGTGATGAGTCAGTTCATGAAGATTCCTGGGGACAGTG GAACACTGGTGATCATCTTCAATCTCAAACTCATGGATAATGGAGAGCCAGAGCTAGACATCATCTCAAATCCAAGAGATATCCAGATGGCAGAGACTTCCCCAGAGGGCAC GAAGCCAGAGCGGCGCTCATTCCGCGCCTATGCCGCGGTGCTCTATATTGATCCCCGGATGAGGATCTTCATCCACGGGCACAAGGTACAGACCAAGAGGCTCTCCTGCTGCCTGTATAAACCCAG GATGTACAAGTACACGTCAAGCCGTTTCAAGACCCGTGCGGAGCAGGAGGTGAAGAAAGCTGAGCACGTAGCACGGATTG CTGAAGAGAAGGCACGGGAGGCGGAGAGCAAAGCTCGGACATTAGAACTACGCTTAGGTGGAGACCTCACACGGGACTCCAGG GTAATGTTGCGGCAGGTCCAGAACACAGCCATTACCCTGCGTAGAGAAGCTGATGTCAAGAAGCGGATCAAGGAGGCCAAGCAGCG AGCACTTAAAGAAcctaaggaactgaattttgtttttgggGTCAATATTGAACACCGGGACCTGGACGGCATGTTCATCTATAACTGTAGCCGCCTGATCAAGATGTATGAGAAAGTGGGCCCACAGCTGGAAGGGGGCAT GGCATGTGGTGGGGTCGTTGGGGTCGTTGACGTGCCCTACCTGGTCCTGGAGCCTACACACAACAAGCAGGACTTCGCTGATGCCAAGGAGTACCGACACCTGCTGCGGGCAATGGGAGAGCACCTGGCACAATACTGGAAGGACATCGCCATTG CCCAGCGGGGAATCATCAAGTTCTGGGATGAGTTTGGCTACCTCTCTGCCAACTGGAACCAGCCCCCATCCAGTGACCTGCGATACAAACGCCGGAGAGCTATGGAAATCCCAACCACCATCCAGTGTG ATTTGTGTCTGAAGTGGCGCACCCTCCCATTTCAGCTGAGTTCTGTGGAAAAAGATTACCCTGACACCTGGGTTTGCACCATGAACCCTGATCCTGAGCAGGACCG ATGTGAGGCTTCTGAACAGAAGCAGAAGGTTCCCCTGGGGACATTCAGAAAGGATctgaagacacaggaagagaagcagaagcagcTGACAGAGAAAATTCGTCAACAGCAGGAGAAGCTGGAGGCCCTGCAG AAAACCACACCTATCCGCTCCCAAGCCGATCTGAAGAAATTGCCGTTGGAAGTGACCACCAGACCATCTGCTGAG GAACCTGCACGTAGACCTCAGCGTCCTCGGTCACCTCCTTTACCTGCCGTGATCAAAAATGCTCCGAGCAGACCCCCTTCCCTGCAAACTCCCAGGCCATCCCACCAGCCCCGAAAGGCTCCTGTCATCAGCAGCACCCCAAAGCCTCCTCCCCTGGCAGCCCGGGAGGAGGCCTGTACATCCAGGCTGCTCCAGCCACCCGAGGCACCCCGAAAACTTGCTAATGCTCCTGTCAGGACTGCGCCCCGGCCTGCCCCTCTGGTGCAGCCACTGTCACCATCTCTGCTGCCCAACTCCAAGAGCCCTCGGGAGGTCCCTGCCCCCAGAACCATCAAGACTCCAGTGGTCAAGAAGCCAGAGCCACCCAGTAAATTTTCTCCG GCCACTCCTGGTCGGAAGCGGACTCTTGAGGTCTCTgatgaggaagaaactgaggaagaggctgagaggaggaaggagaggtccAAGCGGggcaaaattgctgtgaaggaggaaaagaaggactCGAATGAG CTCTCAGACAGTGCTGGGGAAGAAGACTCAGCTGACCTCAAGAAGGCTCAGAAAG ATAAAGGGCTGCACGTGGAGGTGCGTGTGAACAGGGAGTGGTACACAGGCCGTGTCACAGCTGTGGAGGTGGGCAAGCATGTGGTGCGGTGGAAAGTGAAGTTTGACTACGTGCCCACAGACACAACACCGAGGGACCGCTG GGTGGAAAAAGACAGTGAGGACGTGCGGCTGATGAAGCCCCCTTCCCCGGAGTATCAGAGCCCCGACACGCAGCAGGacggtggggaggaggaggccgTGCAGGCCCAGCAGGCCCAGCAGGCCGTGGCTGTGGCAGAGCCTTCCACTTCTGACTGCGTCCGCATCGAGCCTGATACCACCGCCCCCAGCACCAGCCACGAGACCATCGACCTGCTCGTGCAAATCCTCCG GAATTGTTTACGGTACTTCCTGCCTCCAAGTTTCCCTATCTCCAAGAAGGAACTCAGTGCTATGAATTCAGATGAGCTGATATCGTTTCCTCTG AAAGAGTACTTCAAGCAGTATGAAGTGGGGCTCCAGAATCTATGTCATTCCTACCAGAGTCGTGCTGACTCACGGGCCAAGGCCTCCGAGGAGAGCCTGCGCACCTCAGAGAGAAAGCTCCGTGAAACAGAGGAGAAGCTGCAGAAGCTGAGGACCAACATTGTGGCACTCCTACAAAAGGTGCAGGAG GAATCTGTGGtttcaaccctggctgcacagcATCCTGACCAGGAGGGCTGGAGGTGGTGCGGCTGCCTGGGCCTCATCCCAGCCAGACCCACG GACATAGACATCAATACAGATGACGAGCTGGATGCCTACATCGAGGACCTGATCACCAAGGGGGACTAA
- the MORC2 gene encoding ATPase MORC2 isoform X3 — MAFTNYSSLNRAQLTFEYLHTNSTTHEFLFGALAELVDNARDADATRIDIYAERREDLRGGFMLCFLDDGAGMDPSDAASVIQFGKSAKRTPESTQIGQYGNGLKSGSMRIGKDFILFTKKEDTMTCLFLSRTFHEEEGIDEVIVPLPTWNARSREPVIDNVEKFSIETELIYKYSPFRSEEEVMSQFMKIPGDSGTLVIIFNLKLMDNGEPELDIISNPRDIQMAETSPEGTKPERRSFRAYAAVLYIDPRMRIFIHGHKVQTKRLSCCLYKPRMYKYTSSRFKTRAEQEVKKAEHVARIAEEKAREAESKARTLELRLGGDLTRDSRVMLRQVQNTAITLRREADVKKRIKEAKQRALKEPKELNFVFGVNIEHRDLDGMFIYNCSRLIKMYEKVGPQLEGGMACGGVVGVVDVPYLVLEPTHNKQDFADAKEYRHLLRAMGEHLAQYWKDIAIAQRGIIKFWDEFGYLSANWNQPPSSDLRYKRRRAMEIPTTIQCDLCLKWRTLPFQLSSVEKDYPDTWVCTMNPDPEQDRCEASEQKQKVPLGTFRKDLKTQEEKQKQLTEKIRQQQEKLEALQKTTPIRSQADLKKLPLEVTTRPSAEEPARRPQRPRSPPLPAVIKNAPSRPPSLQTPRPSHQPRKAPVISSTPKPPPLAAREEACTSRLLQPPEAPRKLANAPVRTAPRPAPLVQPLSPSLLPNSKSPREVPAPRTIKTPVVKKPEPPSKFSPATPGRKRTLEVSDEEETEEEAERRKERSKRGKIAVKEEKKDSNELSDSAGEEDSADLKKAQKDKGLHVEVRVNREWYTGRVTAVEVGKHVVRWKVKFDYVPTDTTPRDRWVEKDSEDVRLMKPPSPEYQSPDTQQDGGEEEAVQAQQAQQAVAVAEPSTSDCVRIEPDTTAPSTSHETIDLLVQILRNCLRYFLPPSFPISKKELSAMNSDELISFPLKEYFKQYEVGLQNLCHSYQSRADSRAKASEESLRTSERKLRETEEKLQKLRTNIVALLQKDIDINTDDELDAYIEDLITKGD; from the exons AACTACACATGAATTTTTGTTTGGTGCTCTTGCAGAACTGGTTGATAATGCAAG AGATGCTGATGCCACCAGAATAGATATCTATGCAG AAAGGCGAGAGGATCTTCGAGGAGGATTTATGCTTTGCTTTTTGGATGATGGAGCAGGAATGGATCCAA GCGATGCTGCCAGTGTAATCCAGTTTGGGAAGTCAGCCAAGCGAACACCTGAGTCTACCCAGATCGGGCAGTATGGGAATGGGTTAAAATC GGGCTCAATGCGCATTGGGAAGGATTTTATCCTCTTCACCAAGAAGGAAGACACTATGACCTGCCTCTTCCTGTCTCGTACCTTTCATGAGGAGGAAGGCATTGATGAA GTCATAGTCCCATTGCCCACCTGGAATGCTCGGTCCCGGGAACCTGTCATAGACAACGTGGAGAAGTTTTCGATCGAGACAGAGCTCATCTACAAGTACTCTCCCTTCCGCAGTGAGGAGGAAGTGATGAGTCAGTTCATGAAGATTCCTGGGGACAGTG GAACACTGGTGATCATCTTCAATCTCAAACTCATGGATAATGGAGAGCCAGAGCTAGACATCATCTCAAATCCAAGAGATATCCAGATGGCAGAGACTTCCCCAGAGGGCAC GAAGCCAGAGCGGCGCTCATTCCGCGCCTATGCCGCGGTGCTCTATATTGATCCCCGGATGAGGATCTTCATCCACGGGCACAAGGTACAGACCAAGAGGCTCTCCTGCTGCCTGTATAAACCCAG GATGTACAAGTACACGTCAAGCCGTTTCAAGACCCGTGCGGAGCAGGAGGTGAAGAAAGCTGAGCACGTAGCACGGATTG CTGAAGAGAAGGCACGGGAGGCGGAGAGCAAAGCTCGGACATTAGAACTACGCTTAGGTGGAGACCTCACACGGGACTCCAGG GTAATGTTGCGGCAGGTCCAGAACACAGCCATTACCCTGCGTAGAGAAGCTGATGTCAAGAAGCGGATCAAGGAGGCCAAGCAGCG AGCACTTAAAGAAcctaaggaactgaattttgtttttgggGTCAATATTGAACACCGGGACCTGGACGGCATGTTCATCTATAACTGTAGCCGCCTGATCAAGATGTATGAGAAAGTGGGCCCACAGCTGGAAGGGGGCAT GGCATGTGGTGGGGTCGTTGGGGTCGTTGACGTGCCCTACCTGGTCCTGGAGCCTACACACAACAAGCAGGACTTCGCTGATGCCAAGGAGTACCGACACCTGCTGCGGGCAATGGGAGAGCACCTGGCACAATACTGGAAGGACATCGCCATTG CCCAGCGGGGAATCATCAAGTTCTGGGATGAGTTTGGCTACCTCTCTGCCAACTGGAACCAGCCCCCATCCAGTGACCTGCGATACAAACGCCGGAGAGCTATGGAAATCCCAACCACCATCCAGTGTG ATTTGTGTCTGAAGTGGCGCACCCTCCCATTTCAGCTGAGTTCTGTGGAAAAAGATTACCCTGACACCTGGGTTTGCACCATGAACCCTGATCCTGAGCAGGACCG ATGTGAGGCTTCTGAACAGAAGCAGAAGGTTCCCCTGGGGACATTCAGAAAGGATctgaagacacaggaagagaagcagaagcagcTGACAGAGAAAATTCGTCAACAGCAGGAGAAGCTGGAGGCCCTGCAG AAAACCACACCTATCCGCTCCCAAGCCGATCTGAAGAAATTGCCGTTGGAAGTGACCACCAGACCATCTGCTGAG GAACCTGCACGTAGACCTCAGCGTCCTCGGTCACCTCCTTTACCTGCCGTGATCAAAAATGCTCCGAGCAGACCCCCTTCCCTGCAAACTCCCAGGCCATCCCACCAGCCCCGAAAGGCTCCTGTCATCAGCAGCACCCCAAAGCCTCCTCCCCTGGCAGCCCGGGAGGAGGCCTGTACATCCAGGCTGCTCCAGCCACCCGAGGCACCCCGAAAACTTGCTAATGCTCCTGTCAGGACTGCGCCCCGGCCTGCCCCTCTGGTGCAGCCACTGTCACCATCTCTGCTGCCCAACTCCAAGAGCCCTCGGGAGGTCCCTGCCCCCAGAACCATCAAGACTCCAGTGGTCAAGAAGCCAGAGCCACCCAGTAAATTTTCTCCG GCCACTCCTGGTCGGAAGCGGACTCTTGAGGTCTCTgatgaggaagaaactgaggaagaggctgagaggaggaaggagaggtccAAGCGGggcaaaattgctgtgaaggaggaaaagaaggactCGAATGAG CTCTCAGACAGTGCTGGGGAAGAAGACTCAGCTGACCTCAAGAAGGCTCAGAAAG ATAAAGGGCTGCACGTGGAGGTGCGTGTGAACAGGGAGTGGTACACAGGCCGTGTCACAGCTGTGGAGGTGGGCAAGCATGTGGTGCGGTGGAAAGTGAAGTTTGACTACGTGCCCACAGACACAACACCGAGGGACCGCTG GGTGGAAAAAGACAGTGAGGACGTGCGGCTGATGAAGCCCCCTTCCCCGGAGTATCAGAGCCCCGACACGCAGCAGGacggtggggaggaggaggccgTGCAGGCCCAGCAGGCCCAGCAGGCCGTGGCTGTGGCAGAGCCTTCCACTTCTGACTGCGTCCGCATCGAGCCTGATACCACCGCCCCCAGCACCAGCCACGAGACCATCGACCTGCTCGTGCAAATCCTCCG GAATTGTTTACGGTACTTCCTGCCTCCAAGTTTCCCTATCTCCAAGAAGGAACTCAGTGCTATGAATTCAGATGAGCTGATATCGTTTCCTCTG AAAGAGTACTTCAAGCAGTATGAAGTGGGGCTCCAGAATCTATGTCATTCCTACCAGAGTCGTGCTGACTCACGGGCCAAGGCCTCCGAGGAGAGCCTGCGCACCTCAGAGAGAAAGCTCCGTGAAACAGAGGAGAAGCTGCAGAAGCTGAGGACCAACATTGTGGCACTCCTACAAAAG GACATAGACATCAATACAGATGACGAGCTGGATGCCTACATCGAGGACCTGATCACCAAGGGGGACTAA
- the MORC2 gene encoding ATPase MORC2 isoform X2 produces the protein MAFTNYSSLNRAQLTFEYLHTNSTTHEFLFGALAELVDNARDADATRIDIYAERREDLRGGFMLCFLDDGAGMDPSDAASVIQFGKSAKRTPESTQIGQYGNGLKSGSMRIGKDFILFTKKEDTMTCLFLSRTFHEEEGIDEVIVPLPTWNARSREPVIDNVEKFSIETELIYKYSPFRSEEEVMSQFMKIPGDSGTLVIIFNLKLMDNGEPELDIISNPRDIQMAETSPEGTKPERRSFRAYAAVLYIDPRMRIFIHGHKVQTKRLSCCLYKPRMYKYTSSRFKTRAEQEVKKAEHVARIAEEKAREAESKARTLELRLGGDLTRDSRVMLRQVQNTAITLRREADVKKRIKEAKQRALKEPKELNFVFGVNIEHRDLDGMFIYNCSRLIKMYEKVGPQLEGGMACGGVVGVVDVPYLVLEPTHNKQDFADAKEYRHLLRAMGEHLAQYWKDIAIAQRGIIKFWDEFGYLSANWNQPPSSDLRYKRRRAMEIPTTIQCDLCLKWRTLPFQLSSVEKDYPDTWVCTMNPDPEQDRCEASEQKQKVPLGTFRKDLKTQEEKQKQLTEKIRQQQEKLEALQKTTPIRSQADLKKLPLEVTTRPSAEEPARRPQRPRSPPLPAVIKNAPSRPPSLQTPRPSHQPRKAPVISSTPKPPPLAAREEACTSRLLQPPEAPRKLANAPVRTAPRPAPLVQPLSPSLLPNSKSPREVPAPRTIKTPVVKKPEPPSKFSPATPGRKRTLEVSDEEETEEEAERRKERSKRGKIAVKEEKKDSNELSDSAGEEDSADLKKAQKDKGLHVEVRVNREWYTGRVTAVEVGKHVVRWKVKFDYVPTDTTPRDRWVEKDSEDVRLMKPPSPEYQSPDTQQDGGEEEAVQAQQAQQAVAVAEPSTSDCVRIEPDTTAPSTSHETIDLLVQILRNCLRYFLPPSFPISKKELSAMNSDELISFPLKEYFKQYEVGLQNLCHSYQSRADSRAKASEESLRTSERKLRETEEKLQKLRTNIVALLQKVQEDIDINTDDELDAYIEDLITKGD, from the exons AACTACACATGAATTTTTGTTTGGTGCTCTTGCAGAACTGGTTGATAATGCAAG AGATGCTGATGCCACCAGAATAGATATCTATGCAG AAAGGCGAGAGGATCTTCGAGGAGGATTTATGCTTTGCTTTTTGGATGATGGAGCAGGAATGGATCCAA GCGATGCTGCCAGTGTAATCCAGTTTGGGAAGTCAGCCAAGCGAACACCTGAGTCTACCCAGATCGGGCAGTATGGGAATGGGTTAAAATC GGGCTCAATGCGCATTGGGAAGGATTTTATCCTCTTCACCAAGAAGGAAGACACTATGACCTGCCTCTTCCTGTCTCGTACCTTTCATGAGGAGGAAGGCATTGATGAA GTCATAGTCCCATTGCCCACCTGGAATGCTCGGTCCCGGGAACCTGTCATAGACAACGTGGAGAAGTTTTCGATCGAGACAGAGCTCATCTACAAGTACTCTCCCTTCCGCAGTGAGGAGGAAGTGATGAGTCAGTTCATGAAGATTCCTGGGGACAGTG GAACACTGGTGATCATCTTCAATCTCAAACTCATGGATAATGGAGAGCCAGAGCTAGACATCATCTCAAATCCAAGAGATATCCAGATGGCAGAGACTTCCCCAGAGGGCAC GAAGCCAGAGCGGCGCTCATTCCGCGCCTATGCCGCGGTGCTCTATATTGATCCCCGGATGAGGATCTTCATCCACGGGCACAAGGTACAGACCAAGAGGCTCTCCTGCTGCCTGTATAAACCCAG GATGTACAAGTACACGTCAAGCCGTTTCAAGACCCGTGCGGAGCAGGAGGTGAAGAAAGCTGAGCACGTAGCACGGATTG CTGAAGAGAAGGCACGGGAGGCGGAGAGCAAAGCTCGGACATTAGAACTACGCTTAGGTGGAGACCTCACACGGGACTCCAGG GTAATGTTGCGGCAGGTCCAGAACACAGCCATTACCCTGCGTAGAGAAGCTGATGTCAAGAAGCGGATCAAGGAGGCCAAGCAGCG AGCACTTAAAGAAcctaaggaactgaattttgtttttgggGTCAATATTGAACACCGGGACCTGGACGGCATGTTCATCTATAACTGTAGCCGCCTGATCAAGATGTATGAGAAAGTGGGCCCACAGCTGGAAGGGGGCAT GGCATGTGGTGGGGTCGTTGGGGTCGTTGACGTGCCCTACCTGGTCCTGGAGCCTACACACAACAAGCAGGACTTCGCTGATGCCAAGGAGTACCGACACCTGCTGCGGGCAATGGGAGAGCACCTGGCACAATACTGGAAGGACATCGCCATTG CCCAGCGGGGAATCATCAAGTTCTGGGATGAGTTTGGCTACCTCTCTGCCAACTGGAACCAGCCCCCATCCAGTGACCTGCGATACAAACGCCGGAGAGCTATGGAAATCCCAACCACCATCCAGTGTG ATTTGTGTCTGAAGTGGCGCACCCTCCCATTTCAGCTGAGTTCTGTGGAAAAAGATTACCCTGACACCTGGGTTTGCACCATGAACCCTGATCCTGAGCAGGACCG ATGTGAGGCTTCTGAACAGAAGCAGAAGGTTCCCCTGGGGACATTCAGAAAGGATctgaagacacaggaagagaagcagaagcagcTGACAGAGAAAATTCGTCAACAGCAGGAGAAGCTGGAGGCCCTGCAG AAAACCACACCTATCCGCTCCCAAGCCGATCTGAAGAAATTGCCGTTGGAAGTGACCACCAGACCATCTGCTGAG GAACCTGCACGTAGACCTCAGCGTCCTCGGTCACCTCCTTTACCTGCCGTGATCAAAAATGCTCCGAGCAGACCCCCTTCCCTGCAAACTCCCAGGCCATCCCACCAGCCCCGAAAGGCTCCTGTCATCAGCAGCACCCCAAAGCCTCCTCCCCTGGCAGCCCGGGAGGAGGCCTGTACATCCAGGCTGCTCCAGCCACCCGAGGCACCCCGAAAACTTGCTAATGCTCCTGTCAGGACTGCGCCCCGGCCTGCCCCTCTGGTGCAGCCACTGTCACCATCTCTGCTGCCCAACTCCAAGAGCCCTCGGGAGGTCCCTGCCCCCAGAACCATCAAGACTCCAGTGGTCAAGAAGCCAGAGCCACCCAGTAAATTTTCTCCG GCCACTCCTGGTCGGAAGCGGACTCTTGAGGTCTCTgatgaggaagaaactgaggaagaggctgagaggaggaaggagaggtccAAGCGGggcaaaattgctgtgaaggaggaaaagaaggactCGAATGAG CTCTCAGACAGTGCTGGGGAAGAAGACTCAGCTGACCTCAAGAAGGCTCAGAAAG ATAAAGGGCTGCACGTGGAGGTGCGTGTGAACAGGGAGTGGTACACAGGCCGTGTCACAGCTGTGGAGGTGGGCAAGCATGTGGTGCGGTGGAAAGTGAAGTTTGACTACGTGCCCACAGACACAACACCGAGGGACCGCTG GGTGGAAAAAGACAGTGAGGACGTGCGGCTGATGAAGCCCCCTTCCCCGGAGTATCAGAGCCCCGACACGCAGCAGGacggtggggaggaggaggccgTGCAGGCCCAGCAGGCCCAGCAGGCCGTGGCTGTGGCAGAGCCTTCCACTTCTGACTGCGTCCGCATCGAGCCTGATACCACCGCCCCCAGCACCAGCCACGAGACCATCGACCTGCTCGTGCAAATCCTCCG GAATTGTTTACGGTACTTCCTGCCTCCAAGTTTCCCTATCTCCAAGAAGGAACTCAGTGCTATGAATTCAGATGAGCTGATATCGTTTCCTCTG AAAGAGTACTTCAAGCAGTATGAAGTGGGGCTCCAGAATCTATGTCATTCCTACCAGAGTCGTGCTGACTCACGGGCCAAGGCCTCCGAGGAGAGCCTGCGCACCTCAGAGAGAAAGCTCCGTGAAACAGAGGAGAAGCTGCAGAAGCTGAGGACCAACATTGTGGCACTCCTACAAAAGGTGCAGGAG GACATAGACATCAATACAGATGACGAGCTGGATGCCTACATCGAGGACCTGATCACCAAGGGGGACTAA